In Primulina eburnea isolate SZY01 chromosome 5, ASM2296580v1, whole genome shotgun sequence, a single window of DNA contains:
- the LOC140832658 gene encoding uncharacterized protein: MPTASILFVVVLWAAVTAAVTCAGLDSEIQALLSFKLNLHDPRGVMDGWDASTPAAPCDWSGILCADARVHELRLPRMQLGGRLSDQLGNLRLLRRLSLHSNNLNGSIPSSLAECSFLRVIYLQYNLLTGEIPPAFFSNLKNLQVLDLAHNFISGKVYGELQVSLKVLDLSSNSFSGEMPASFSSTHQLQLINFSFNLFSGSIPANIGALQQLQYLWLDDNELYGTIPSALANCSSLIHFSAGDNMLSGVVPATLGSLRSLQVISLPDNQLSGMVSSSLFCKISALNATVKILILSSNGFTGIDSNNGGTCVSVLEVLDLHENQINGVFPDFLNNISTLKSLDISGNSISGMLPDLIGNLVALELFRVGNNSLTGGIPESVTKFVSLKVLDLGNNKFSGLIPDFLGGMKSLNALILGRNLFTGLVPVSLGGISSLESLDLSDNKLTGTVPVELMRLVNLSTLNLSNNKFSDGVLLNVGELKGLEVLNMSGCGFSGVIPSSIGNLMRLKSLDLSKQNLSGELPVELFGLPNLQTVALDDNSLSGEVPEGFSSLSSLQYLNLSSNSFHGGVPITYGFLGSLVALLLSHNRLNGTIPVELSNCSSLKVLELRENGITGDIPSEFSILSDLQRLDLGQNSLTGEIPEGISNCSSLLALLLDSNHISGRIPETLPRLSNLTELDLSSNNLTGVIPANLSTISTLQHLNLSVNDLKGEIPGALASRFSDPSIYAMNENLCGRPLKKNCISTKRQKRRRLILFITVAVAGSLILLFCCCGYIYSLLRWHKKLRADSAGEKKRSPSPGSQGARGSGENGAPKLIMFNNKITYAETEEATRQFDEENVLSRGKYGLLFKATYADGMVLAIRRLPSTSIEENTFHKEAEYLGKVKHCNLTVLRGYYAGPPPDMRLLVYDYMPNGNLGTLLQEASHQEGHVLNWPMRHLIALGIARGLAFLHSVSIIHGDVKPQNVLFDADFEAHLSDFGLDKVTIPTPAEASTSTTPVGTIGYVAPEATLTGEPSKEADVYSFGIVVLEILTGKKPVMFTQDEDIVKWVKRQLQRGQVSELLEPGLLELDPESSEWEEFLLGVKVGLLCTMPDPMERPSMTDVVFMLEGCRLGQELPSSADPTTLPSPN, from the coding sequence ATGCCAACGGCTAGTATCCTCTTCGTGGTGGTGCTCTGGGCAGCCGTAACCGCCGCCGTAACATGCGCCGGCCTGGACTCCGAAATCCAGGCGTTACTTTCATTCAAACTCAATCTGCACGACCCTCGCGGCGTGATGGATGGCTGGGATGCCTCCACGCCAGCAGCGCCGTGCGACTGGAGCGGCATTCTGTGCGCTGATGCCAGGGTGCACGAGCTTCGACTGCCACGGATGCAGCTCGGCGGCCGGCTCAGCGACCAGCTTGGCAACCTGCGCCTGCTGCGCCGGTTGAGCCTGCATTCGAACAACTTGAATGGCTCAATCCCAAGCTCACTGGCCGAGTGCTCGTTTCTACGTGTTATCTATTTGCAGTACAATTTACTCACGGGAGAAATTCCGCCCGCATTTTTCTCAAATCTCAAGAATCTCCAAGTTCTTGACCTAGCTCATAATTTCATATCCGGAAAAGTATACGGGGAGCTTCAGGTGAGCTTGAAAGTTCTTGATCTCTCATCAAACTCGTTCTCCGGCGAAATGCCAGCGAGTTTTTCGTCGACCCACCAGCTTCAGCTCATCAATTTTTCATTCAACCTTTTCTCCGGCTCGATTCCGGCAAATATCGGAGCGTTGCAGCAGTTACAGTACTTGTGGCTCGACGACAACGAACTATACGGTACTATTCCATCTGCCCTTGCGAATTGTTCTTCGCTTATCCACTTCAGCGCGGGGGATAATATGCTCTCCGGCGTTGTGCCGGCTACGTTGGGGTCACTCAGAAGTCTTCAAGTCATCTCCCTACCGGATAATCAGCTCTCCGGTATGGTTTCTTCGTCACTTTTCTGCAAAATCTCGGCATTAAATGCTACAGTCAAAATTCTTATACTGAGTTCTAACGGGTTCACGGGAATCGACAGTAATAATGGAGGAACGTGTGTtagtgttcttgaagttttagaCCTTCACGAGAATCAGATAAATGGTGTGTTCCCTGattttttaaacaatatttCTACGTTAAAGAGTTTAGATATTTCAGGGAATTCAATTTCTGGGATGTTACCAGATCTCATTGGGAATTTAGTCGCTTTGGAGTTGTTTAGAGTGGGTAATAACTCTTTAACTGGGGGAATTCCTGAAAGTGTGACAAAATTTGTTTCCCTGAAAGTTCTCGATCTTGGGAATAATAAATTTTCGGGTTTGATTCCAGATTTTTTGGGAGGAATGAAGAGTTTGAATGCGTTGATTCTTGGTAGGAATTTGTTCACTGGTTTGGTTCCAGTGAGTTTAGGGGGTATATCTTCGTTAGAGTCGTTGGATTTGAGTGATAATAAGTTGACTGGCACTGTGCCGGTGGAGTTGATGAGACTTGTCAATCTGAGCACCCTGAATTTGAGCAACAACAAATTTTCAGATGGAGTGCTGCTGAACGTTGGGGAACTGAAGGGGTTGGAGGTTCTGAATATGAGTGGCTGTGGGTTCTCAGGAGTGATTCCTTCGAGTATTGGGAATCTTATGAGACTCAAAAGTCTTGATTTGAGTAAGCAAAACTTGTCAGGCGAGTTACCTGTTGAGCTCTTTGGATTGCCAAATTTACAAACTGTGGCTTTGGATGATAATTCCTTGTCCGGTGAAGTGCCTGAAGGGTTCAGTAGTTTGTCTAGTTTGCAGTATCTTAATCTTTCATCAAATAGTTTTCATGGTGGGGTTCCGATTACTTATGGTTTTCTGGGATCATTGGTCGCTCTTTTGTTGTCACACAATCGATTGAATGGTACAATTCCCGTCGAATTGAGCAATTGTTCGAGTCTTAAAGTTCTAGAGCTGAGAGAAAATGGCATAACCGGTGATATTCCCAGTGAATTTTCCATTTTATCTGATTTACAGAGGCTTGACCTGGGCCAGAACAGTTTAACTGGTGAAATCCCAGAAGGAATTTCCAACTGTTCATCTTTGCTTGCTTTATTATTGGATTCAAATCACATCTCAGGTCGCATTCCTGAAACATTGCCAAGGTTATCAAACTTAACAGAACTGGATCTCTCTTCGAATAATCTGACTGGAGTTATCCCAGCAAATCTTTCGACAATTTCTACCTTGCAGCACTTAAATTTGTCGGTTAATGATCTCAAGGGTGAGATCCCAGGGGCCTTAGCTTCTCGATTTAGTGATCCTAGCATTTATGCTATGAATGAAAATTTGTGTGGGAGGCCTTTGAAAAAGAACTGCATTAGCACGAAAAGACAAAAGAGGAGGAGATTGATTCTTTTTATAACTGTGGCTGTAGCTGGGAGCTTGATATTGCTATTCTGCTGTTGTGGGTACATTTACAGTCTCCTAAGATGGCACAAGAAGTTGCGAGCTGATTCAGCTGGAGAGAAGAAACGGAGCCCTAGTCCTGGTTCACAAGGGGCGCGAGGAAGTGGAGAGAATGGGGCTCCGAAGCTTATCATGTTCAATAACAAGATTACATATGCAGAAACTGAGGAGGCCACGAGGCAATTTGACGAGGAAAATGTGTTGAGCAGGGGTAAGTATGGGCTGTTGTTTAAAGCCACTTATGCTGATGGAATGGTTCTCGCAATTCGTCGTCTTCCCAGCACATCTATCGAAGAGAACACCTTCCATAAAGAAGCCGAATATCTTGGAAAAGTTAAACACTGCAACTTAACAGTTCTTAGAGGCTATTATGCAGGGCCACCTCCTGATATGCGACTTCTTGTTTACGATTACATGCCAAATGGAAACTTGGGCAcccttcttcaagaagcatcACACCAAGAAGGGCATGTCTTAAACTGGCCAATGCGTCACCTTATTGCACTAGGAATTGCTCGCGGTCTAGCATTCTTGCATTCTGTCTCTATAATCCATGGTGATGTAAAGCCACAAAATGTCCTCTTTGATGCTGATTTTGAAGCCCATCTTTCTGATTTTGGGTTAGATAAAGTAACGATACCAACTCCAGCTGAAGCCTCCACATCTACCACACCAGTGGGTACTATCGGTTATGTGGCACCAGAAGCCACCCTAACAGGGGAACCGAGTAAAGAAGCGGATGTATATAGTTTCGGGATCGTGGTGTTGGAAATTCTAACTGGGAAAAAACCGGTGATGTTCACTCAAGATGAGGATATTGTTAAATGGGTGAAGAGGCAGTTACAAAGGGGCCAAGTTTCAGAGCTTCTCGAGCCAGGTTTGCTCGAGCTCGACCCCGAGTCATCTGAATGGGAAGAGTTCTTGCTAGGGGTTAAAGTTGGACTGCTTTGCACAATGCCTGACCCTATGGAGAGGCCTTCTATGACTGACGTAGTTTTCATGCTCGAAGGTTGTCGGTTAGGTCAAGAACTTCCTTCCTCGGCTGATCCCACGACTCTTCCTTCACCCAACTGA